A region from the Lentimonas sp. CC4 genome encodes:
- a CDS encoding FIST N-terminal domain-containing protein: protein MSVLTGHSVVKFFNLPFNEVEVENWATAQRDILVDQPTFAQLFTTPECSRHAKEIMEIVQIYAHAPTIVGCSASGLIADQQEIENEAGFCIALYHLPETQVRAIHLPLESFGTTNRVEKLRAALGANPQAVNAWTLFASSESIGNEAWLPDWDQATEHHTTIGGFACAAPNDRESTLYLNGSVLTEGAVALGLEGAVTIEPLVSQGCRPVGSPWTVTQAHDNVIHQIGNRPILEVLRDTLEGLSQKEQLQARGNIFIGLVLDEYKNNFRTGDFLVRNLAAIDPKTGAVAIATPLRIGQNLQFQIRDASTASADFEQHLQAKAKELANRTIYGSCLCDCIGRGTSLYGVPDHDVSMIHDIYPDLPIVGLFCNGEFGPSKNRTLLHGYAASLGLFVKRE from the coding sequence ATGTCCGTTCTCACTGGTCACAGCGTCGTAAAGTTTTTCAACCTACCCTTTAACGAAGTGGAGGTTGAGAACTGGGCAACCGCACAAAGGGACATCCTAGTCGACCAGCCCACCTTCGCGCAGCTATTTACCACACCCGAATGTAGTAGACACGCCAAAGAGATCATGGAAATCGTGCAGATCTATGCACACGCCCCTACGATCGTCGGTTGCTCAGCCAGCGGCTTAATCGCCGATCAGCAGGAAATCGAAAATGAAGCCGGCTTCTGCATCGCACTCTACCATCTGCCCGAGACACAGGTGCGCGCGATACACCTACCACTCGAATCCTTCGGCACTACCAATCGCGTCGAAAAACTACGCGCCGCCCTCGGGGCAAATCCACAAGCTGTTAACGCATGGACCCTATTTGCCTCCTCCGAAAGCATTGGCAACGAAGCATGGCTACCAGACTGGGATCAAGCCACTGAGCACCACACCACGATCGGCGGATTCGCCTGCGCGGCTCCCAATGACCGTGAATCCACCCTATACCTCAATGGATCCGTGCTCACAGAGGGCGCAGTCGCACTCGGACTCGAAGGAGCCGTAACCATTGAACCGCTCGTTTCACAAGGCTGTCGCCCCGTCGGCTCACCGTGGACAGTCACACAGGCGCATGACAATGTGATACACCAAATCGGCAACCGCCCGATTCTGGAAGTCTTACGCGACACCCTAGAGGGCCTGTCACAAAAAGAGCAACTACAAGCCCGCGGCAACATCTTCATTGGACTCGTCCTCGATGAATACAAAAACAACTTTCGAACCGGCGACTTCCTCGTCCGCAACCTAGCGGCCATTGACCCTAAAACCGGAGCCGTCGCCATCGCGACTCCCCTGCGCATCGGCCAGAACCTTCAATTTCAAATTCGCGATGCCAGCACCGCATCTGCAGACTTCGAACAGCACCTACAAGCCAAAGCCAAAGAGTTAGCAAATCGCACCATCTACGGGAGTTGCCTGTGCGACTGTATCGGCCGAGGCACCTCACTCTACGGCGTGCCTGATCACGATGTCAGCATGATCCACGACATCTACCCCGATCTCCCCATCGTCGGGCTGTTTTGTAACGGCGAATTTGGCCCGAGCAAGAACCGCACGCTGCTCCACGGCTACGCTGCAAGCCTGGGTCTTTTTGTAAAGCGCGAGTGA
- a CDS encoding ATP-binding protein: MSLTDNISAESDALREQLTALQAENAVLRNALDVTALGVWSWDLDDTITCDARASGLIGVPFGQALAVADFLVRFEEDAHRRLLDAFDRAQRQTGEFDELFELEVRFHGKGRWLRMQGQLSADARMLSGTCCLVAEVSGGSDAGDAFGIGSPQLCMAKFLPLSSEIHLEQDYDGYVQWVNPVCRSVLGFEPLELQGHLYWDFLHADDLARTRQLVEQVIGLAGAAGELFENRFRCKNGNYIWLSWRYVVNTHERRIYAIARDVTVMKAQQERLTATLEQVKDSNAELQSFASVASHDLREPLRMISSYLRLLQERSPDLLDARAQRYINYACEGADRMRGLIEDLLSYSRLGRSERSFEPVALDDVLEGAISNLEVAIKNVGAEVTVDINNSPVVLGDRNRLIRLFQNLLANSIKFHREGSMPRVAVGFADGHIAGEPERWVVSIQDNGIGIHADHQDLLFNVFRRLNTRDEFDGSGIGLAVCKKIVEQHHGRIWVASEVDKGSTFYVTLAKLETSSIRG; encoded by the coding sequence ATGAGCCTGACCGATAACATTTCTGCTGAGTCTGATGCGTTAAGAGAGCAACTGACTGCTTTGCAGGCAGAGAACGCAGTGTTGCGCAATGCGCTCGATGTGACTGCCTTGGGTGTGTGGTCTTGGGATTTGGATGATACGATTACGTGCGATGCGCGGGCAAGTGGCTTGATTGGTGTGCCTTTTGGGCAAGCGCTGGCAGTGGCAGATTTCTTGGTGCGCTTTGAGGAAGACGCGCATCGTCGATTACTGGATGCTTTTGATCGTGCGCAGCGGCAGACCGGCGAGTTTGACGAGTTGTTTGAATTAGAAGTGCGATTTCATGGGAAGGGGCGGTGGTTGCGTATGCAGGGGCAATTGAGCGCTGATGCTCGGATGCTTTCTGGCACGTGCTGCCTCGTTGCGGAAGTGTCTGGCGGGAGTGACGCTGGGGATGCGTTTGGAATTGGTTCGCCCCAGTTATGTATGGCAAAGTTTTTGCCTCTGTCTTCGGAGATTCATTTGGAGCAGGATTACGATGGTTACGTTCAATGGGTGAACCCTGTGTGTCGTTCTGTGCTGGGGTTTGAGCCGTTGGAGCTACAGGGGCACCTGTATTGGGATTTCTTACACGCGGATGATTTGGCACGCACGCGGCAATTAGTGGAGCAGGTAATTGGATTGGCTGGAGCTGCGGGGGAGTTGTTTGAAAATAGGTTTCGCTGTAAAAATGGGAACTACATCTGGTTGTCGTGGCGTTATGTGGTGAATACTCATGAGCGGCGTATCTATGCCATTGCGCGTGATGTGACTGTGATGAAGGCTCAGCAGGAGCGTCTTACTGCGACTCTGGAGCAGGTGAAGGATTCGAATGCAGAGTTACAAAGCTTTGCTTCAGTGGCCTCACATGATTTGCGTGAGCCGTTACGTATGATCAGTAGTTACTTGAGGTTACTGCAGGAGCGCTCGCCAGACTTACTGGATGCACGTGCACAGCGTTATATCAATTATGCCTGCGAGGGCGCGGATCGAATGCGTGGGTTGATTGAAGACTTACTATCGTATTCACGCCTGGGGCGTTCTGAGCGTAGTTTCGAGCCAGTCGCATTGGATGATGTGCTTGAGGGCGCTATTAGTAATTTAGAAGTCGCGATTAAGAATGTCGGAGCGGAGGTGACCGTGGATATCAATAATTCGCCAGTGGTGTTGGGGGATCGCAATCGATTGATTCGCTTGTTTCAAAATCTGTTGGCCAACTCGATTAAGTTTCATCGGGAAGGCAGCATGCCGCGTGTGGCAGTCGGTTTTGCGGATGGTCATATTGCAGGGGAACCTGAGCGTTGGGTGGTGTCGATTCAAGATAATGGAATCGGTATACACGCAGATCATCAGGATTTACTCTTTAATGTGTTTCGTCGGCTCAATACACGCGACGAGTTTGATGGCTCAGGGATTGGTCTGGCTGTTTGTAAGAAGATCGTGGAGCAACATCACGGTCGGATCTGGGTGGCCTCTGAAGTAGATAAGGGGAGCACCTTTTATGTGACGCTTGCTAAGCTGGAGACGTCTTCGATAAGAGGTTGA
- a CDS encoding response regulator, translating into MVKESEEHIRILLFEDNSADADLVNEYLELSNLSFDISLVKRLADGVQALQEKTFDLVLLDLSLPDSSGIDTLEAVSAVARDEVIIVLTGADDEQLSLEALKAGAQDYLFKDRLSGEVLRRSIRYAIERSNLLNRAEAHAREVQHNAVLLRRIFDANVDAMLILTEGYEIKFLNPAAAKLLEADAESLVGEVFPFEVERGACIELEIPAGDNSTRIVELHAVDLVWEGENALLVSLRDVTLRRCAELGLRRETERLAVTLDSIADAVIAVSPDGVIERMNQAASAMTSVSLETACGRRLGDVLKLRHPQTGNLITDPIGVLLSSECAEIAPELGIPLSKGDGSEVLVAVEVRSILEDDSMDHGCVVVLRDVTTQKRAEEDLLQTEKLHSISLLAGGIAHDFNNILTAVLGNISMVRMSMSERDPGSGKLLAAETAALQATSLTQQLLTFSKGGTPNLEATTIDQLVEDSAKFILRGSNVKCEVHKDANLWAVDADKGQISQVVNNLIINADQAMPDGGIICLSLTCEHIRRGMLPPLAPGDYVCIAVQDQGVGITPENLKRIFDPYFTTKKNGNGLGLASSYSIIKSHNGLLTVDSVVSEGTTFKVYLPKAIEAVASAPVEQDEDNRIYQGHGRILVMDDMEAMMMVAGEILQVLGYEVEFSTNGDEAIEAYKKAKEAGNPFDAVVFDLTVPGGMGGEEACRILNEYDPDIIAVASSGYSTSNVMSEFEAAGFKAVVPKPYRIKDMSAALHRILK; encoded by the coding sequence ATGGTGAAGGAATCGGAAGAGCATATTCGGATATTACTATTCGAGGATAATTCAGCTGATGCTGACCTGGTGAATGAGTATCTGGAACTATCAAATCTCAGTTTTGATATTAGCTTAGTGAAACGCCTTGCGGATGGAGTGCAGGCGTTGCAAGAAAAGACTTTTGACCTCGTGTTGTTGGACCTGTCTTTGCCTGACAGTTCTGGGATTGATACCTTGGAGGCGGTGTCCGCTGTCGCTCGCGATGAGGTGATTATCGTGCTGACTGGAGCGGATGATGAGCAGCTGTCGTTGGAGGCACTGAAGGCTGGAGCGCAAGACTATCTGTTTAAGGATCGTTTGAGCGGTGAAGTGCTACGCCGCTCGATTCGTTATGCGATCGAGCGGTCGAATCTTTTGAATCGTGCGGAGGCGCATGCCAGGGAGGTGCAGCATAATGCCGTGCTGTTGCGTCGGATCTTTGATGCGAATGTCGACGCCATGTTGATTTTGACTGAGGGCTATGAGATTAAGTTTCTCAACCCAGCAGCGGCTAAGCTCTTGGAGGCAGATGCAGAGTCACTGGTCGGAGAGGTCTTCCCGTTTGAGGTGGAGCGTGGGGCCTGTATTGAGCTAGAGATTCCAGCGGGGGATAATAGCACACGCATCGTCGAATTGCACGCAGTGGATTTGGTGTGGGAAGGTGAGAATGCCTTACTCGTGAGTCTACGCGATGTGACTTTGCGCCGTTGTGCAGAGCTTGGTTTACGCCGAGAGACAGAGCGCCTCGCTGTGACACTTGATTCGATCGCCGACGCAGTGATTGCCGTGAGCCCCGATGGTGTGATTGAGCGAATGAATCAAGCTGCATCGGCGATGACTAGTGTGAGTTTGGAAACGGCGTGCGGGCGTCGGCTCGGAGATGTGTTGAAGCTGCGGCACCCCCAAACTGGCAATTTAATCACAGACCCTATTGGAGTATTGTTATCGAGTGAGTGCGCCGAAATCGCACCTGAGCTAGGCATTCCATTATCGAAGGGAGATGGCTCAGAGGTCTTAGTGGCTGTTGAAGTTCGTAGCATCTTAGAGGACGATTCGATGGACCATGGTTGTGTGGTCGTGTTGCGTGATGTGACGACACAGAAACGTGCGGAGGAGGACCTGCTCCAGACTGAGAAGTTGCATTCGATTAGTTTATTGGCCGGTGGGATTGCGCACGATTTTAATAACATTCTGACTGCTGTTTTGGGGAATATCTCAATGGTGCGTATGAGTATGAGCGAGCGAGACCCAGGTTCGGGGAAACTGCTTGCTGCGGAGACAGCTGCGTTACAGGCGACCTCATTAACGCAGCAGTTACTTACTTTCTCGAAGGGGGGCACGCCGAATTTGGAAGCGACTACGATCGATCAATTGGTTGAAGATAGTGCCAAGTTCATACTTCGTGGTTCGAATGTGAAATGCGAAGTGCATAAGGATGCGAACCTTTGGGCAGTCGATGCGGATAAGGGGCAAATCAGCCAAGTGGTGAATAATCTCATTATCAATGCCGACCAAGCGATGCCAGATGGTGGGATTATTTGCCTGAGTTTGACTTGTGAGCACATTCGCCGCGGGATGCTTCCTCCGCTCGCGCCGGGTGATTATGTCTGTATCGCAGTGCAAGATCAGGGTGTTGGTATTACCCCAGAGAACTTGAAGCGTATCTTCGATCCATATTTCACCACAAAGAAAAATGGCAATGGCCTAGGCCTTGCATCCTCCTATTCGATTATTAAGAGCCACAATGGTCTGCTGACTGTCGATTCTGTAGTATCGGAAGGCACCACATTTAAGGTGTATTTACCAAAGGCGATCGAAGCCGTGGCATCGGCTCCTGTGGAGCAGGACGAGGACAACCGGATATATCAAGGCCATGGCCGCATTCTGGTCATGGACGATATGGAGGCCATGATGATGGTGGCCGGAGAGATCTTGCAGGTGCTAGGCTATGAGGTGGAATTTTCGACCAATGGTGATGAAGCGATTGAGGCTTATAAAAAAGCAAAAGAAGCGGGTAATCCATTCGATGCAGTGGTCTTTGATTTGACTGTGCCAGGCGGAATGGGTGGTGAAGAGGCTTGTCGTATCTTAAACGAGTATGATCCTGATATCATTGCGGTGGCTTCTAGTGGCTACTCAACTTCAAATGTGATGTCCGAGTTTGAGGCTGCTGGATTTAAGGCTGTCGTGCCTAAGCCATACCGCATCAAGGACATGAGTGCAGCCTTACATCGTATCTTAAAATAG
- a CDS encoding thiamine pyrophosphate-dependent enzyme, which translates to MPNENLEMSSQLDPETRKSLLRVLWRSRLGDLREQSLIRQGKGWFHISGMGHEALAGIALHLEADDYAFPYYRDRAFCTQRGMSDYDLALAFYAKRDSSSGGRQLTGHFSDRKLNIWSHPSPVGVHLLPACGAAWGIQLDGKPNVVYASLGEASARQGDFYEAVCFAKERKLPMVFVVQDNRIAISTSTTQTNPIALGVLDRSEWIRVDGSDVEAVAEAGRVAVEQARSGQGPAFIWCDVERFSNHSSADDQRMYRAADELEAMHERDPISLFQSQLIADGILTEAEATAQEEKLREAIRAEYRRANGQTDPLGEECALHLTGSANPAPAADIQLDAPCRMLDAVNRTFHAAMDALPDVVFFGEDIADPKGGVFNLTKGLSTKDPERAVNSPLAESTIMGVAVGLASYGKRPCFEIQFVDFIYPGWNQLVSNMATLRWRSFGQWKCPLVIYAPCGGYLPGGALWHSQAGEASFARVPGIRVVVPSTPGDAAGLFWTALHGEDPTIILLPKHLMWAELPAPKSVEAIPLGQARLVRSGELLTLVTWGNCVELVEETLEAMNSNLDVELIDLRSIAPWDKKAVAASVRKTGRLLIVQEDNISASVGQMIVAEMCSDHTVLQCLKTPPVIVSKDDVHVGFNPIYEYAALPDQARITAALDRLLSTTLESSLQSKAGAMESIQTPIEDSMTAESNNAPSATKMITVPILGEGIRVARVVSILKEAGEAVKADDPLCEVETDKAVFPIECDEDGILGEWLIAEEDEVSVGQELVPLQMSGAAAVAVKAAPVVAAGGAVLKKTAGLSLEAVKSLQGIIPATIEMTCRWEAVRDARLRSKETSGGTLSTATMAAWAVVQAMHKHERFASIIRGEELIYDPDRFDLGMAVALPGDALETAVVKSANTMEWDVFTDVFNNSLRRTRHGEVDSKNRVSLSISSMGAYNVRSAIPIVVPPSVATIFIGAPYTLPDPKSKDGSMMEVASLVLTFDHRWINGVGAAAFLSEVRKGIERFDLV; encoded by the coding sequence ATGCCCAACGAAAATTTAGAAATGAGCTCGCAGTTAGATCCCGAAACACGGAAATCTTTATTACGTGTTCTATGGCGTAGTCGCCTTGGTGACCTGCGTGAGCAGAGCCTGATTCGCCAGGGGAAGGGCTGGTTTCATATTTCAGGTATGGGGCACGAGGCACTTGCAGGTATCGCGCTGCATCTCGAAGCCGATGACTATGCGTTCCCGTATTATCGTGATCGCGCATTTTGCACGCAGCGTGGCATGAGTGATTACGATTTGGCGCTCGCGTTTTATGCGAAGCGGGACTCGTCCAGCGGTGGTCGTCAATTGACGGGGCACTTTAGTGATCGTAAATTGAATATTTGGAGCCATCCATCGCCGGTGGGTGTGCATTTGTTACCCGCTTGTGGTGCGGCATGGGGGATCCAACTCGATGGTAAGCCCAATGTAGTGTATGCATCGTTGGGTGAAGCGTCTGCGCGACAAGGCGATTTTTACGAAGCGGTCTGCTTTGCTAAAGAGCGGAAGTTGCCGATGGTTTTTGTGGTGCAGGATAATCGCATCGCAATCAGCACATCGACGACGCAAACGAATCCGATCGCACTGGGAGTGCTGGATCGTAGCGAGTGGATACGAGTGGATGGCAGTGATGTCGAGGCAGTGGCAGAGGCTGGCCGAGTCGCGGTGGAGCAGGCTCGATCCGGGCAAGGACCTGCTTTTATATGGTGTGATGTGGAGCGATTCTCAAATCACTCCAGTGCCGATGATCAACGGATGTATCGCGCCGCAGATGAGCTCGAAGCGATGCATGAGCGCGATCCGATCAGTTTATTTCAAAGCCAACTCATTGCAGATGGTATACTCACAGAGGCTGAGGCGACTGCTCAGGAGGAGAAACTGCGCGAAGCGATCCGTGCCGAGTATCGCCGTGCTAACGGTCAAACGGATCCATTGGGCGAAGAGTGCGCCTTACATTTGACTGGTTCAGCCAATCCCGCCCCTGCGGCGGACATTCAATTGGATGCACCGTGCCGCATGCTCGATGCGGTGAATCGCACCTTTCACGCAGCGATGGATGCACTGCCGGACGTGGTCTTCTTTGGTGAAGATATCGCTGATCCAAAAGGCGGAGTGTTTAATTTAACGAAAGGCCTATCGACGAAGGATCCGGAGCGTGCGGTGAATTCGCCCTTGGCAGAGTCCACCATCATGGGGGTCGCCGTCGGCTTGGCTTCGTATGGAAAGCGTCCTTGTTTCGAGATTCAATTTGTTGATTTTATCTATCCGGGGTGGAACCAGTTGGTGTCTAATATGGCGACACTGCGTTGGCGCAGTTTTGGGCAATGGAAGTGCCCCTTGGTGATTTACGCACCCTGCGGTGGCTATCTCCCGGGCGGTGCTTTATGGCATAGTCAGGCGGGAGAGGCGTCTTTTGCGCGTGTGCCTGGCATTCGGGTGGTCGTGCCATCGACCCCTGGCGATGCTGCGGGACTTTTCTGGACTGCACTGCATGGCGAGGACCCTACGATTATTCTCCTGCCGAAGCATTTGATGTGGGCGGAGTTGCCTGCGCCGAAGTCGGTTGAAGCGATTCCACTTGGGCAAGCGCGACTGGTGCGTTCTGGGGAGTTGCTCACGCTGGTCACTTGGGGGAATTGTGTCGAGTTAGTCGAAGAGACTTTAGAGGCGATGAACTCCAACCTCGATGTTGAACTGATCGATCTGCGCTCGATAGCACCCTGGGATAAAAAGGCGGTGGCCGCGTCTGTGCGCAAGACGGGCCGCTTATTAATCGTCCAAGAAGACAACATTAGCGCGAGTGTAGGCCAAATGATCGTCGCAGAGATGTGCAGCGACCATACGGTGCTGCAATGCTTGAAAACGCCCCCAGTGATCGTGTCCAAAGACGATGTGCATGTGGGCTTTAATCCGATTTATGAATACGCCGCGCTTCCTGACCAAGCGCGAATCACTGCCGCCTTGGATCGCTTGCTTTCGACGACCTTGGAGTCTTCGCTCCAGTCGAAGGCGGGGGCAATGGAATCGATCCAAACACCTATTGAAGACTCTATGACTGCTGAATCGAACAATGCTCCGAGTGCGACCAAAATGATCACTGTCCCGATTCTCGGCGAGGGGATCCGCGTCGCACGCGTCGTTTCGATCTTGAAGGAAGCTGGTGAGGCGGTGAAAGCCGACGATCCGCTCTGTGAAGTGGAGACGGATAAGGCCGTATTCCCGATCGAATGTGATGAGGATGGCATTCTTGGCGAGTGGTTGATCGCCGAGGAGGACGAAGTTTCCGTTGGACAAGAATTGGTTCCGCTTCAGATGTCGGGGGCTGCGGCTGTCGCTGTGAAGGCTGCACCTGTTGTAGCTGCGGGAGGCGCTGTGCTGAAGAAAACAGCAGGTCTTTCCTTAGAGGCGGTCAAATCCTTGCAGGGCATCATTCCTGCTACGATTGAGATGACTTGCCGTTGGGAAGCGGTTCGCGACGCACGTTTACGTAGTAAGGAAACCTCCGGTGGCACGCTTTCGACTGCGACGATGGCTGCTTGGGCAGTGGTGCAGGCGATGCATAAACATGAGCGCTTCGCCTCAATTATTCGTGGCGAAGAGTTGATCTATGATCCGGATCGTTTTGATCTTGGTATGGCCGTGGCGTTACCTGGTGATGCGCTGGAGACTGCGGTCGTGAAGAGCGCAAACACCATGGAGTGGGATGTGTTCACAGACGTATTCAACAATTCACTACGTCGCACGCGCCATGGCGAGGTGGATTCGAAGAATCGTGTGTCGCTTTCGATCTCTAGCATGGGTGCTTACAATGTCCGCTCTGCGATTCCAATCGTGGTGCCACCTTCGGTTGCGACGATATTTATCGGTGCGCCTTATACGCTACCAGATCCTAAGTCTAAAGATGGTAGCATGATGGAGGTGGCCTCTTTGGTGCTCACCTTCGATCATCGTTGGATCAATGGCGTGGGTGCTGCTGCCTTCTTATCAGAGGTGCGCAAGGGCATCGAACGTTTCGATCTCGTCTAA
- a CDS encoding BLUF domain-containing protein: MSASVFQLLYLSSAKPELTEESLLQILSESQQRNAAIDITGLLLHSDGNIIQVIEGEQTVVERLFAKIEKDTRHHQVIVLSRKLVTKRDFPEYKMGFKRATSQRLAEELPGFSDIVEKRQLPQATLDGLSRHVEIFLKTFARSTRLER; the protein is encoded by the coding sequence ATGTCCGCATCCGTATTTCAATTACTCTATTTGAGCTCCGCGAAACCGGAACTCACAGAAGAGTCACTGCTCCAGATTCTTTCGGAATCTCAGCAGCGCAATGCTGCGATCGACATTACTGGGCTACTCCTCCACTCCGATGGCAACATCATTCAGGTCATTGAAGGCGAACAAACCGTCGTCGAACGACTATTCGCCAAGATCGAAAAAGACACACGGCACCACCAAGTCATTGTGCTCTCTCGAAAACTCGTTACCAAGCGCGACTTCCCAGAATACAAGATGGGCTTTAAGCGAGCAACCTCACAGCGACTCGCAGAGGAACTACCTGGATTTTCCGACATCGTCGAAAAACGACAACTACCGCAGGCAACGCTCGACGGTCTGTCACGACACGTCGAAATCTTCCTAAAAACATTTGCCCGCTCGACACGCCTCGAACGCTAA